The nucleotide window TGGGCGACATTTTGCCAACGAGGGGTCCTGTGACAGTGACGGAGAGGGTACGGAGCTGGGCAGCCCAGAGCCCTGGTGACGGATGAGCGCTGCCAAGTGCCGACACAAAAGCCATTTGGTGTGGGGAAATGATAGATGCTAACACTAATTTTAAGCACAGGCAGCCGAATTCCTCCAGACAGTCGCGGTGCTCAGGATTTAGGGCACAGCTGCTGGGTTCAGATAAGGTGTGAAATCAGCCCGGCGTGCAGGGTGTTACTTAATAATGAACGTCTCATGATGGATGGGGATGGCTCAGAGATATAACCTCCACATTTGGAGCCTTTCAAATCTCTTGTCATCAATCCTGGTCCCTGCCGGGCCATGGGAGGgggagctgggagctggcagcggGCGCACGCCCCGCCAGGCTGGCACCACAGCTTGGGCTGCGCGactccctcccccctcctcctgcgCCACTGGCACCTttgcaggctggcagcagcaccaGAGAGGttctggggccagatcctgcccaggCCGGGGCGGCCGTGGCTGCTCCCTCCAGTGCTGCCGGCAGTGTGGCCCCATACATCTCCGCTCCTCTCTCCATGGCCATGATGCATCGCTGGCTGCTCCCACGCGCTGGCAGAGATCGGGGCTGCCAGTGTGAGGAAGAGGACGGCGAGACGTCATGCCCTCCCTGGGGACATCACTGCTCGCCCAGCACCGCGCCGCGCCTGGAGCAGCTCTCGCCGTGCCACAGCAAGCGGGCTTTGACCCACGTGGGCAGTGCAGGGACACGGCGCCAGCCCAAAATATTTATGGTAAAAGCGATGCTGGAAATGGCAAGTGCTGTGCTTGTCTGTAGCATTTAATCTTTCTCCTGACcttataaaaaaatctatttgtgtTGAGATTTTAAATGCACTTCTTAAATCACCCACTACAGGCTTCACACCGTATTAATTTCTGCTCAAGCAAATGAGTTTGGTATTTGCTCTTTTCCAGTACCACCAATGCCAGAGCGCAGGGAGGATGCACGCCGCATCCCCCCCACTCAGACCTGCAGCCTGTGCCGTCACCCCGCGCTCGCTCACCCCGTGCACGCCCCTGCATGCACGCTCACCCCCATGCACGCTTACCCCCGTGCCTGCCCCCACGTGCACATGCTCACCCCTGTGcacactcaccccccccccccccccccatgcacagCACACACAAGCACCTTTGAAGGGATCCCGTCTCCTCCAGCTCAGGGGAGAGCTCTGAGCAGGACGGCCACTGCTGCCACgtcccaggaggaggaggaggatgactCAGCTGGGGATGAAGGCCAGGAGAGGCTGGCACAGGGCAGAAACACCCAGCCAGGCTCCACGGAGGCGGCGGTGGGCTCTCCTGGGCACACGGCTCCTGCACGCACTGGCCGCCCCCAGCACCCTCCGGCAGGTCCCTGCAGCCGTGCAGCCCCCCaaggcggccggcccttcccaggggctgcaggtgtgCCAGGGCAGCCGGGGCAGATCAGTGCTGGGGACACGCGGCACCGCTGCAGCTGGAGCAGACGAGCTTTTGGACGAGCTTGCCGGCACAGCGCCATCGATTTGGAGGTGATTGCTGCCAGGGTGAGGCATGGTCAGCTCGCCTCATTATTGTGCAAATTGCTGGGAATGCAAATCTGGGTGCACCTGGGGAAAAATGTATTAACAATATTACTCCTGATTAAGGTCGCAGGGCACTTTCTGCTTGTTCAGTGAAGCCTGGGCTCCCTTTCCTCTTTTGAATCTAATGgttagtttatttttatatctgtGACTGTGAGGTTTTATCAGGCGCTTTCAAACTGCACTCTTGCAGTCTCTTGACAAGATCCCGCTGGCAGCACCAGCTACCCTCTTTGGGGTGCGGGATCAGACAGCGGGAAATCACTGATGGCGGACACCAGCACCCCTCCCAGCATGGGACGGCTCACGGCTGCTCCAGCCCCAAAACCTACCTACCTACCTGCCTTTCCCCATCCCAAAGCTTGAAACTCCCGAAGCGGGAGCACCACCGGCTGGGCACCACAAGCCCTCACGtagcacagcatggcatggcacggcacggcacggcacagcacagccctgTCTCCTGTCAGGCAGGGACTGGCCGTGGGGCAGGCGGGGAGAGCTCATGATCTGCTTAACGCGTGTGAGCAGGGTGCCAAACCGGCACTGATTTATTGCCGAGGAAATGCTTAATTTAGGCAATGTATTTAAAGGAACTAATTAGAATTGTATTAATATTTATGGGCCTTATGGAGAAGCTGATAGTTGCTATTTGAGGGTATTAACTGTTATCTTATATTGGGCAGGACCATAGTGTTTGGAGGCAACTTTAATTGTGGTGAAAGCGGTCGAGATCTCGCCAGAAGCCAGTGACAGAAGCCCACCCGACGCTGCACATCCAAACCACGTTTGCAGTGCTAATGAATATCTGCTGGAATTAATAACCCTGCCCACATGGTCCTCCCCGCCGAGCGGTCGAGCATCCCTCCGACAAGGGACAGGCGCAGCCGCCTGCTCGGGGCCATGCTGCAGGTGATGGGAGCTGGGGAAGCCAGagccctcccctcctccagtgaCATGGAGCAGCGGCACAGTCCCCACACCAGGCGTGATGCTCCCGGTCCCACTGCTGCCGGTGctcccatccatccagcctggagaagggggCCGGGAGGGCCTGGGGGCAGgtggccccagcagcccccagctcaTCCGTAACCAGCTCCCTACCCGCACCCGACCTCTCACTATAGCAAAGTTCACATCAATTTTCCTTCCCCTCATTTGTCTGTAAACCATGAAGAAAAATCACCGCCGTCTGCCCGCATCAGGCCGCCGCGGTGATGTATGGCTGTAATAAAAACCCCATTTTGGGAGGCCGCCTTCCCCGTGCCGCCAGCCGGCGCGCCATGCATGGCCGTGCCGCCGGCCAGGCTGCGCCGTGTGGCAcagggccggggctgccgccTGCCGCAGGCAGCCGTCGCCATCCCAGCCCTGGCCCCCCCGTGCCTCCATCTCGGTCTCACCGCACCCGGCGGCCGGTGGTTATGGATAGGAGCTATTAGAGCTGGTGTGGAGCAGCAGCCTCTGTGCCGCGTTCAGGCAGCCGGTGCCGTTAACTCCCAAGAGCCGGATCGTGGGGGACAGTCCaacaaggggctggggggggaggctgggcacCCTCCTCGCCGCGAGCCGGGGGACAGCCCTGGGGCCACACgctgcagccctgcctgagcTCCCCGTGCAGCGGTCACAGCTCCCACCAACTCTGGggacagggtgctggggacagggtgctggggtgggctgCTGGTAATAGGGTGTCACCTCCCGCGCCTGCCTCACACAGGGACTTTCATCTCGGCAGCCAGCATCAGCCGTGGCGCCGGCTCGGGGCCGAGCGGGAGCAGGTGTGGAGGGAGCTGAATAATAAATTGGCACTTTCAGGaggttttcatcttttctgtttcaaGTTCTTCTCTGTCTCTGCCTGCAGAGCTCGCCAGCGGCCACAGCCAGCAGCACGTGGGGAGGGAGCGTGCACGGCACCGTCCGGCTGCTGCCGGTTTGACACAAAAACCCGCTCCCCCTGAGCAAACGCCGCCTTTGAGGCACTCGGGTCCCCCTGCCTCAGCTCCCCAGACCTGTCCCCGGGGGACCGGGGGCACGGACGCACTGCCAGAGCAGCTGGGCATCACCCACCAGTTTGGCACCAGCTCCCCGGTGATGCCTGGAGCGATACCCGGAGTGAGGGCTATCCTGCAGCCACTCCGTGATTCATCGCCCCCGCACCCGGCGGCTGCCACTCTGTCCCCTTGCTCAGCCTTCCCAGGAACATCCCCAGCATCCTCAGGCAGCGCACTCATGCACAGCCCACTCCTCTCTCTGGGCTCTCGTTAACTAGCAAATTAATAAGATGATATCAGTGCTGACAGGAGGCGTTTCTGGGGAAGACCTGCAGGTCCCTGGTGTGCAGGCAGGGGTGCCAGGCAGGGACGGTGCCACCCCCATGGGAGCTGCTTCTGCACCTGCCCCAGCTGCACCCTGCACCCGCTGCCCACGCTGAGACCAGGACCAGCTCCGGACGGCAGCGGGAACATGGAAGCTCCCAGGAGAGGCACCGGGCTTGGCTGGCGCTGCGGGATGGCACCGTGCAGGGaaggacacaagccctcagccccagcctggagtccagctggcagcaggagcagaggctgGCACTGGGATGAGCACCcgcaccccatcccacccccagaACAGCAGCGTGACCTGCATCCCCCAGCCACGCTCTCCCCAGGAACTGAGCTGGGAGTGAGAGGATTTAGGTGTTCGGCCAGGGCAGTGCCGGGGACTGTGTCCACAGGACCCCCATGGACCAGGGAAGGGGCCGTATCCAGGAGGGATGTTTCACACCAAGGTGCTGCCCGGCTCCGTGCAGCTGCACGAAGTGCTGGGGCCACCGcaccagctgcctgctgggggaggctgggctgaAAGCCTGGAGCGAGGGGCTGGCTGGGGCCACTGGCCACCATGAGCAAGCCTGCGCCCCACATGCCGGGCATGGGGTCCCCAGGCTTTGCCAGGGTCTGGGCTTGCAGCTCCAGTGCAGGTGGATGTGGCTGGGAAGGAAAGCGGGAAGGCGCTGGGGAGCACGTGGAGCCGTGGAGGTGCGGGTCAGGCAAGACGGTGGAGACTGTGCTGCTGCAAGCCAGGCATCCTGGCAGCTTTATTGCATGGGGCAGAGCGCGGCGGCCAGCAGTGCCACAGACCCCGGCCCCCgcactgccagccctgcaggGGGACCCAGGCcccgctgccgcctcctcctcagGGTCACTCCTTGGCTTTCCCTGGGGGACAAAAGGGGACAGTGAGgatgggggtgcaggcagggcagggggaggcagcagggtgctggggagctgcactcacctccagtgcattcacccccacccccagcttctgcccccccagcccagggcacagGCTGCCCCCCCGGCCCGCACCCCCAGGGATGTGGCACAGCCGGGAGCAGCTCTCGTGGTTCCGGTGTTGCATGGAGACACAACTGCCGTGCCAGGGAAGCCGAGCAGCTGCAGTGGCTGTTCAACCACCAACAGCCCCAACCGCCTGTGGCTCCACTCGGAAATGAGTGTCACAACCGGGCAAGTGCCCACACAGTGCCGCCCCCCCAACCCCGCCGGGGCCACCACGGCTCCACCAGCGCCTGCTCTCCCAATCACACGCCCTGCGCCAAATGCCTTCGGCAGGGATGTGGAAAGGCAAATTGCAAGAGCAGGCTTTTCCCCCTGCCCATGCAGGCTGAGTGCCTCGGTGGTCAGGTTTCCTACTTCGATAATCAGGCTGCAAAATTATTACTAACACCGTTGCCTGGTTCTGACCAAAGACAACGCCAGCTCCCAGGACGGAGCTCTGAGCTGGTTGAAATCACCCAGCATAAACACCCGGAGGCCACCACGCCACGTGCGGGGGCCCAGGAACGCCGTGTGCTGGAGCGAtgtgggatgctgctgctctccctgctgtGGGGAGGCTGCTCTCACTCCATGGGGAGGCCAGCAGACCCTCTGGGTCCAgctgcccagctgcaggcagctcagcTTTGTActcccaccccctgcccagccctcacctctgccggggcaggggcagcccagTCTGACCCAGTCCAGCCCCTCCTCTCACCCAGTTGCTGGCAGACCTGCTGGCACTCCTCCACCGTCCTGAAGTTGTTGGGGTTCCCCCCACAGCCGCTGTAGATGAACGGCTGGCAGGTCCCTGTGGCAGGGTCATAGGCGTAGTGACGGAAGAGTCCCCTGCACGGGCCAGGCACGGGCGGGAGGTGACAGATGTTACCCGAGGACACGGGGCCGTTGGAGGCAGCAGGCCCCCGCCGGTGGTCCCAACCAGCGGGCAGGAGCGGGAGCGCGGTACCTCCGACCGGAGGCAGGCAGCCGCGGCCGCAGCCTGTGAAGCAGCACTTCTCGTGGCGAGGACAGTCGGTGTCGTCGCTGCAGGAGCTGTTGCAGGGGGCAAAGGTCTGCAGCACCTTTCTCTTGGGGCAGACGCCCGGTTTGGCTGCAGGTGGGAAAGGAGACCGGCTCACATGTGGGGTCTGTCCTAGCCACGGCTCCTCTCCCACCGAACCCCTGGCCGCCCTTACCTGGTACCGGCTGTGTGCAGTGGACGTGGCAGCCCATGTTGCAGCACTTCTCCCTGCCTCGGCACTCGCTGTCGCTGCCGCACTCCACCAGGCAGATGCTCACCAGGTTAGGGTCCAGCCGCGGACAGAAGcccctcttggctggtggtgaccaGCAGGGTCAGAGCCCTGCCGGCCCCTGCCCGTTCCCACCGCccacccctggggtgcccaccCCCAGGTCCTGCGGGCAGGGAGCAACGGGCACCCCGTCCCCCTACACCAGAGGGGCTGAGAGTGGGGGGATCGGGTGCAGGGGCCACCCACGCCGGCCCTTGGGGGTGATGCCCCCCACGGGCAGCAGCTGTGCTCGGAAGACCCCGGACCCGGCGCATTCCTGGGacggggcagggggctggcagggctgcaggcccCGCTCCCCGAGGTGGCTGCAGTCCGTGTCGtgcgtccccccccgccccaccttGGAGGGCAGAGCACGGGCTCGTTCGGGGCAGCTGCGGGGGTGGCAGGGACCCCCTCACCTCCGGTGGGGAGCCGGCACTCCCGTCCGCAGCCGGTGCTGCAGCAGCGCTCGCTGCCCGGGCAGTTGTCGTCCGAGGAGCAGAACCTGTCGCAGGGCTGCGGGGGGATCCCGCTGGGCGGGGGGCACTCGCCGTGCTTCCCTAGGAGGGCGGGCAGGGGGTTAAGGTGCGAAGGCGGGCCCCCCACCCTgggcaggacccccccacccccgccggcggggccgtCCAGCGCCTCGGGACCTGCCGGCGGGTGAGGCGGCCCCGGGGGGGGACACGCCGCTCCCGTGGGGGGGTCCGGCCCTGCCGCTCGGATGGGGGCTCTGCGGCAGGCGGGgaccgcggggccgggcgggaggTTGCCGGCGGGACGGGCCAGCTCGGAGACCGtgccccaccccccgcccccgccagcgGACCCCCACCGGGGGGGCGACGGGACACCGGGGACAccggggcggtggcggggagcggggccgagcTCAGAGCGCACCGCGGGCCGGGGCTCACCTGGGAGGAGAAGCCCCGAGGCCGGCCGGCACTGGccgggggggcccgggggggccagcagcaggagcaggagcagccccggcATCATGGCGCTGCCCCCCGAGCCGCCCGCGGCCGCTTTTATGTACAGCCCGGGAGCCCCGGGCCGGCGCAGAGCCCCGCGCCGGTCCCcgcctccggggacggggaccgggacggggacggcgctGCCGGAGCCCGGCggagcccggccccgctccccggcccggcccgctcccacGGAGCAACAGCCTCCTCTGCCGGCCGCCGCCCGGGATGCTGCGCCGGGATCGGGCCCCCGCGGCCCCCGGAGCTGCCAGACACCGCGGGCGGGGGGGCACGGGAGGAGagcgcagccccagccccggcaccTGCGCGGcacagcggggagggggctgcaggcggcgaagggggggctgcaggcgggggggggctgcaggcagggagagggctgCAGGTAGGGaaggggggctgcaggctgggaaggggctgcaggaagggaaggggggctgcaggctgggaaggggctgcaggaagggagggggctgcaggaagggaaggggctgcaggctgggaaggggggctgcaggcagggaaggggctgcaggaagggaaggggctgcaggcaggggaggggggctgcaggctgggaaggggctgcaggaagggagggggctgcaggaagggaaggggggctgcaggaagggaaggggggctgcaggctgggaaggggggctgcaggctcggagggggctgcaggcagggagggggctgcaggcagggagggggctgcaggaaGGGAGGGGGCCGCACAGGCCGTGGGGACTGTTTGCCATGGCTGGGGCACGGTGTCAGGAGGACACGCCAAGCTTCACACCACCATGTGCCAGCAGGACCGGAACATGCCGTCACTGAGGGCACGCGGCTATGGGCCGTAACACGCGACGGGCAGGCGGTAGCCTGGGGAGGAAGAGTGCGAGGCCGAAGCCCCACAGAGCGAGGAGCCACCAGCGCCAGCTGAAGGACAAGGTGCTGCTCCAGAGAGGCTGGTGACTTCCACATCACCACCATGGCACTGCGGCATGTGCCACATCGGGGCAAACGTGTCACTTAGAGGGTCCCTGTGCACATAAACCAGGGACAAGACTGCTTTCACGGCCCCGGGGTTTCTTGCTGATGTTTCCCTTTGTTTCAGACCCCGAGTTTCTGTAGCAACAAGTGCATTTGGCCACTTGGAGCAGAGATGATGCAAACAGGAATTTCCAGGCAGGGAAAAACGACCGTTGAGCTGTAAAACCCTTTATGAGACTGCAGAGGTCACGTCAGCCTCAGCCCAAAGATGCCTGCTTCCATCCGGGCTGGCCTTGCGACAAACCCCCAGGCAGTGAGCGTCTCTGGCGTGTCCCCCCCGCACATCAGGACCCTGGCTGAGGCTTTTCTCCCCATCTCCAGCACCAGCAGAGGATGAGCCCCTTCCACCAGAATCTCAAAAACCCAAGTCCTGCCCCTCTCTGCCCACAGGCTGCCCCCCATGCcttgctgcagccctgccagcccccactCTGCACCCAGAAAGCCAGGCTGCCTCTGCCCGACCTGCCGGCAGCACCGGCTTGTGCCCTTTGCCATTCAGCAGGGCACAGCGAGCTGTGCCGGCATGGCTGCAGTTCAGCAGTGAGAGGTGCCACGGTGCAGACCCCCCGGCAGGGATGCGTGCAGCCTGGCCATGCGCTTGCACTGCATGGGATGGGGAGCAAAGGTCCTGCTTAGTGGAGTCTCAAGGTGTGGCAGCGGCAGCACCGCAGCGTTCCCGTGGGCACGGAGCAATCCTCACCCTCGGCATGGTCACCCTTCGCATGCTTGGCTGCGCGGAGCTCTCTGTGACCTCCCTGCACCGTTAACCTTGGGTTTCCCCACCCCATCCAGGGCCGCCTCCTGCCAGTCCCGGTGCGTGGCGAGGTGAAACGCAGCCCCGGTGCTGACCCCGCCAGAGCACCCGTCTGCCAGGACATGTCTGCAGCCAGCCGACGTGACAGCACCCAGACACCCGCTTGTCCCCGCAGAGGAATGGTGCTCGGTGCGCGGCATGGGACAGCGGGTGCGCCCAGCCTGGCACGTCGCACAGGCTTCCCACGCTCTGCTTCCCCCCGAGGCCACGCTCGCCCGCAGGGACCCGGCCGGCTGTCACCTGCGGCTCCATGGGCAAGCACAGCATGATGAGGGTGCCAGGCTGGGACCAGGGCAGGCAGGCACCGGGTCTCCGGGGTGGGCATGGCTGGGGATAGACCCCCAGATGCTCTGTCCCAGAACACCCCCGTGCCATGCTGCCAGGAcagccaccaccctctgggcTACTCTGGATGTGCCAGCCTTCCCCCTGTCCCCTCCTTCCCAAGCCGGAGAGCTCCAGCCCCTTCCTCTGGGCTCCCCGTGGCCGTGGGGGTGGGCCCAGCCAGTGGCCGCATCTCTCTTTCCCCCGGGGAGGGTGCTGTTGGGTGCTGACGTCCCCACCCTGGCTGCAGCCTGGCTTCTGGGGCTAGGACGAGGCCATGGTAAATGATTTCTCAGGCAATAACATGTCGTGGGGCTGTCGCTGCCTCGGGCAcaactgtgaaatgcagcaagagttTCGGCACCCAAAGGTTATGTGCGCGGTggcccctccccagccccacatggATATAAACCCCCATCAACCCGTGCTGGCCATCTGGCGCCCGTGGGGAGCACCATGAAGACTGCCAGCATTTTGCTCATGGGCATCCTCGCCCTGTGTGCCCAGCTGCAACCAGCTACCACGGCTGCCGGGGGCAAGGGTGAGTGCTCGGGGGGCACAGGGCGGCCGCGTCCCGCCGGCTCTCAGGGTGTCGCGGGACTGGCTTGGGCCGGGGGCCCTGCATGGGATGAGCAGGTAAGACCAATCACACCAGCACAGAGCCAGGTGCTTCCCTGGCTCCAGGGCACTCCATGCACCACCACCAAGCCATGAGGCTCCGGCTTTGCAGCGAGGAGAGGGGCTGCCAAGGTCTGCATCatgcaggcagcgcaggcaggcaCGGGGGGcttggtggcagcagcaggacgCAGCAGTGTGGCGGGAGCCCTCCTGCCCGCAGGCTGCACCGGCCTTTGGCTGCCAGCCGGGTGCACGGCTGAGCCCCAAAGGGGTCGGATAATTCCCTGTGCGTCAGCCCATGGACACAGCGCGGGGACCCTGAGCTGCCGACTGGCAGGGCCCAACAACTCCCAGAGGAATGGGTGTCCCTCTCTATCACGGTCCCCTGCTTTCCCCTCTCAGGGCCAGCAGCGGGAGGCCAGCTAGCCGCCCAGGGGCACCTCGCCTGGCCCAGCAATGCTCCCCTTTTAATCATTGACTGCCCTCCCTCAGCAGGCAGGGAGACGTGACTCCGGCACCTTCCCTGCTGCCATGAAGGAGCCGCAGTCACCCGCGGGGCTTGGGTGCAGCCAGCGTGACCGGGCTCAGCAGGGGTGGGCATTGCCACCTAGGAATGCTGCAGGGAAGAGCCTTTGGGATCGGGATTGGGGCTGCTGATCCTGCATCCTCAGCCAGGATCCTCCCCTAGGATGCGCCTTGGCATGGGGAGGGCTGCCCGCGGCCGTGTCAGCAGACCCCCGGGCTGCCCACGGCCATCCTCGGCCTCTGTTGAGGAAGCGCCTGGCAGAGCCATGGTGGGGACGGCAGCATCCCAAATGCCACGCAGTGGGGATGGGAGCCAAAGCATTTCTGTCTTCCGGAAAGTGATGCTGACTGAGTGGGCTGGAGCCGCTGGCCTTGCCACCAGCATGTTCAGTCCCTCTCCAGCTGCTCCGGCTGGCTGGGGTCAGCTCCAGCTGGATCGGCCACTTGGCAGCCAGTCGGGCACGCTGGGGCCGAGGCACAACCTTGGGCAAGCCCGCTGGCACCCACGCTGCTCCCTGCAGCTATCGCCTTCCTCCACGATTTCCCCCTCATCTCCTGCCACGAGCCCATTTCTGCGCTCCCATCTGCTCCCATCCAGCTGCTCTGGTGtagcctggctgctggcatccACACACAGcctcccagctccagctgctcaCCGCCAGCACCAAGGACATCCCACACACTGGGGCAGAGCAATTACAGGGTCAGACCAGGGCAATAACCCTCAAAAGcaagcaccaccagcagcaccagcatggGAGCAGCAGCTCAGTCATGGTGGGACACCAGGGTggcccctgccctggcagcagggaTGATGCTGCTGGGTGGGCAGCGTCAGACTGgcggcagtgctgctgctccaggaaaAAGCTGCTGCTGGGTCTGGGTGGGCTCGGGGTGcgcagcacaggcagggctggtgcgGGTCCCTTACCTCCATCCTGGAGGGCAGCACTCACACCGTCCAGCCAACACTCACACTTGCACCGGCCACGTtaccaccccatcccaccccggcCACCAGAGCACCGTGCCCCAGCCCTGGTACAAGGGCTACCAGGCTGCAACACCTTTATTCAGTGCCACCTTTATTCAGTGAGTCCCAGTGTCAGCCTCAGGCTAGAAACACCAGCCCAGCCCAGTTCCCCGAGGCGCTGTCCCCAGTGGGGCTCAGCCACGCGGGGAGAGCGGGAGCATCCCGGCCAGCCTGAGCATGGCCAGGTCCTGGCAGCCTCCCTGGCACCCGGCCACCGAGCACCCCAGCCCAGAGGGTGCAGAGACAAGTactgccctgctgctctccccgCCGCCCCAGGCCTTTCCCCTGTCCCCACGCGTCAGCTCCCGCTGCCCATGGCGGTGAAGCACAGAGTGGCAGCTGGGCAGGCGGCTGGGCTGTCCGCGCCAGCTCCTGTTCCTGCATAAACACCCGCGGCAGGGAGGGGACCGCAGGCAAAGGCAAACAGTTACTGATTTACTGCCACTCCGCTCCGTGCCGCATTGTTGACTGTGGGGTTAAATTACCTGGAGACGGACATCGGCAGAGCGGACACCGGCTCGTGACTCAGGGCAGGGaccgtgtccccagccccacacatCCCTGGCCCACGCGGGGCTGCGGAATGCTCCagcccagagctggggctgcccctggAGCCTCTGCCAGTGATGAGGGCACATCACTGGAGACAGGATAGGTCTCACCCTCCTCTCCGTGCAGGAGAGGCTCAGCCTGTGACCGTGCCCAGGATGGGGCCCAGGGAGCCAGGATGCTCTGAGATTGCCTCCCAGCAGAGGGGTCCAGCCTGTACCCCCCAGCCAGACAGCACCGGCACCACACGGAGGCACCTGTGTTGTGACGGCAGCCAAACAACCCAAGGCATTGAGCCGAAACCAGGAGTCACACCAAAGGAGCCGGGGTCCTTGGGGACCCCTGGCATAGTGCTGAGCTACTCCCCTTCCATCAGCAGACCTGGAGGAATTAAAGCCACCACTGA belongs to Accipiter gentilis chromosome 14, bAccGen1.1, whole genome shotgun sequence and includes:
- the LOC126045558 gene encoding WAP four-disulfide core domain protein 3-like; this encodes MMPGLLLLLLLAPPGPPGQCRPASGLLLPGKHGECPPPSGIPPQPCDRFCSSDDNCPGSERCCSTGCGRECRLPTGAKRGFCPRLDPNLVSICLVECGSDSECRGREKCCNMGCHVHCTQPVPAKPGVCPKRKVLQTFAPCNSSCSDDTDCPRHEKCCFTGCGRGCLPPVGGTALPLLPAGWDHRRGPAASNGPVSSGNICHLPPVPGPCRGLFRHYAYDPATGTCQPFIYSGCGGNPNNFRTVEECQQVCQQLGKAKE